A single Spiroplasma floricola 23-6 DNA region contains:
- a CDS encoding serine hydrolase domain-containing protein: MNKFDNVINKIQEFVEKKYFTGAVLKINQNKENIFSYSFGINDLEKNTLMNEELIFRAYSMTKTITVAAFLTLVDENKISLKDPLSKFYPEFKNMKVLDKKNLNEVVECKNEILMSHLLTMTSGFTYFGNKNKTQKETTVLLSQFAKKQNNKFMNYESFMKELSKIPLEFEPGTNWRYGLSLDVIAAVIEKVTKKSFRDFVKEKIFEPLKMNSSDFFLVDKSREAKVYEWSLNDDKPNLKKIENFNFFIQELDKVPNMPMGGAGLFTTAPDYLKFLDFLLDGKDSKKNELLSSKILKEMTKDQLNELRKNFIWTLNKDYSYGFGVRVRIKNESYPLTAINEFGWDGLLGSTGLVDPKNKITMCLMLSSKPGHNKLVESEFFEALYKDLKNNEIISNVDKL; encoded by the coding sequence ATGAATAAGTTTGATAATGTCATAAATAAAATTCAAGAGTTTGTGGAAAAAAAATATTTTACAGGAGCTGTTTTAAAAATTAATCAAAATAAAGAAAATATATTTTCTTATTCTTTTGGAATAAATGACTTAGAAAAAAATACTTTAATGAATGAAGAATTAATTTTTAGAGCTTATTCGATGACAAAAACTATAACTGTTGCAGCATTTTTAACTTTAGTAGATGAGAATAAAATTTCTTTAAAAGATCCTTTATCAAAATTTTATCCTGAATTTAAAAATATGAAAGTTCTAGATAAAAAAAATTTAAACGAAGTAGTAGAATGCAAAAATGAAATTCTAATGAGTCATTTACTTACAATGACATCTGGTTTTACCTATTTTGGAAACAAAAATAAAACTCAAAAAGAAACTACAGTTTTACTTTCTCAATTTGCTAAAAAACAGAATAATAAATTTATGAATTACGAATCTTTTATGAAAGAACTAAGTAAAATACCTTTGGAGTTTGAACCAGGAACTAATTGAAGATATGGTTTATCTTTAGATGTCATTGCAGCTGTTATAGAAAAAGTAACTAAAAAATCTTTCCGAGACTTTGTTAAAGAAAAAATTTTTGAACCTTTGAAAATGAATAGTAGTGATTTCTTTTTAGTAGATAAAAGTCGTGAGGCCAAAGTTTACGAATGAAGTTTAAATGATGATAAACCTAATTTAAAAAAGATTGAAAACTTTAATTTTTTTATTCAAGAACTTGATAAAGTTCCAAATATGCCAATGGGTGGAGCAGGTTTATTCACAACAGCACCAGATTATTTAAAATTTTTAGATTTTCTTTTAGATGGAAAAGATTCAAAAAAAAATGAATTGCTAAGTTCTAAAATTCTTAAAGAAATGACAAAAGATCAATTGAACGAACTTAGAAAAAATTTTATATGAACTTTAAATAAAGACTATAGCTATGGTTTTGGTGTCAGAGTAAGAATAAAAAATGAAAGCTATCCCTTAACAGCAATTAATGAATTTGGTTGAGATGGTCTTTTAGGTTCAACAGGTCTTGTAGATCCAAAAAATAAAATTACAATGTGTTTAATGTTAAGTTCAAAACCAGGACATAATAAATTAGTAGAATCAGAATTTTTTGAAGCTCTTTATAAAGATTTAAAAAATAATGAAATAATTAGTAATGTAGATAAATTATAA
- the deoD gene encoding purine-nucleoside phosphorylase — translation MSNIPTPHIEAKKEDIARIVLMPGDPLRAKKIAETYLEDIKLVNSVRNMFMYTGNYKNIKVTIAGSGMGCPSIGIYSYELFKFYDVDYIIRVGSAGSYSEKINVYDIFNVKEAFGESNYAKIAANIDSNIIQSGEKLFNKIEEVAKKNNIEIHSGRCHSSDVFYRYEDSMKFAKENNLDVVEMESYALFANAIATNKQAACLLTVSDSFITKEVTTSEERQNNFLQMIELALETSLELK, via the coding sequence ATGTCAAATATACCTACACCCCATATTGAAGCTAAAAAAGAAGATATAGCAAGAATAGTATTAATGCCAGGAGATCCATTAAGAGCAAAAAAAATTGCAGAAACATATTTAGAAGATATAAAACTTGTAAACAGTGTTAGAAATATGTTTATGTATACAGGAAATTATAAAAATATAAAAGTAACTATAGCAGGAAGCGGTATGGGTTGTCCTAGTATTGGTATTTATTCTTATGAACTGTTTAAATTTTATGATGTTGATTATATTATTAGAGTTGGTAGTGCTGGAAGTTATAGCGAAAAAATAAATGTCTATGATATTTTCAATGTTAAAGAAGCTTTTGGTGAAAGTAATTATGCAAAAATTGCAGCAAATATTGATTCAAATATTATTCAATCAGGAGAAAAACTATTTAATAAAATTGAAGAAGTAGCTAAAAAAAATAATATAGAAATTCATTCAGGAAGATGTCATTCATCTGATGTTTTTTATAGATATGAAGACTCAATGAAATTTGCAAAAGAAAATAATCTTGATGTAGTGGAAATGGAATCGTATGCTCTATTTGCAAATGCTATTGCAACAAATAAACAAGCAGCTTGTTTATTGACAGTTTCAGATAGTTTTATTACAAAAGAAGTTACAACATCTGAAGAAAGACAAAATAATTTTTTACAAATGATTGAATTAGCTTTAGAAACTTCATTAGAACTTAAATAA
- a CDS encoding RDD family protein yields the protein MEKQNDKKPLEKSSHKLVKPHLGRIFLSRLFDIIICSIPTIVLSFLNPIHDWKTFLINIPISQTILFLYFILIPYFLKGNTLGKLIFNLRLKKEDESKIKLKDIFFREFYFLYIPLLFQIVVQIIMGIIIFTNSKDTDLNFVLKIINSIGYTFLAMWFIYIPLTIYLQKENISSIDLKLNTRVYYLEKILVFEKKEVNKKHVHLENEKPGKIDISEIDKIIGEENE from the coding sequence ATGGAGAAACAAAATGACAAAAAACCTTTAGAAAAATCTTCTCATAAATTGGTAAAGCCACATTTGGGAAGAATTTTTTTATCTAGACTTTTTGATATTATTATTTGCTCGATACCAACAATAGTTTTATCATTTTTAAATCCAATTCATGATTGAAAAACATTTCTGATAAATATTCCAATAAGTCAAACTATATTGTTTTTATATTTTATTTTAATTCCTTATTTTTTAAAAGGAAATACACTTGGAAAATTAATTTTCAATTTAAGATTAAAAAAAGAAGATGAATCAAAAATTAAATTAAAAGATATTTTTTTTAGAGAGTTTTATTTTCTGTATATTCCTTTATTATTCCAAATTGTAGTTCAAATAATTATGGGAATTATAATTTTTACTAATTCTAAAGATACAGATTTGAATTTTGTATTAAAAATTATAAATAGTATTGGTTATACATTTTTGGCTATGTGATTTATATATATACCTTTAACAATATATTTACAAAAAGAAAATATATCTTCTATAGATTTAAAATTAAATACAAGAGTATACTATTTAGAGAAAATATTAGTATTTGAAAAAAAAGAAGTTAATAAAAAACATGTTCATTTAGAAAATGAGAAACCAGGAAAAATAGATATATCTGAAATTGATAAAATAATAGGAGAAGAAAATGAATAA
- the trmB gene encoding tRNA (guanosine(46)-N7)-methyltransferase TrmB, giving the protein MRLRNKNWTKNYIEENSKYMINAEKKINIDKLFKKKQDTYLEIGCGKGKFIIEQAIKNKDKNFIAMEKETTVIGVALKKAITTEDFDLTNLLFLNKYAENLLDLFNLNSLNGIFLNFSDPWPKSKSFKKRLTYIDFLNIYWDLLKDNGIIEIKTDNDKLYEFSLEEIAKSKFKLIYNTNNLYSEKELLKDNIATEYEEKFHNLGKNINKIVIKKEV; this is encoded by the coding sequence ATGAGATTAAGAAATAAAAATTGAACTAAAAACTATATTGAAGAAAATTCAAAATATATGATAAATGCAGAGAAAAAAATTAATATTGATAAATTATTTAAAAAAAAGCAAGATACTTATTTAGAAATAGGTTGTGGAAAAGGTAAATTTATAATTGAACAAGCAATTAAAAATAAGGATAAGAATTTTATAGCAATGGAAAAAGAAACTACAGTAATAGGTGTGGCTTTAAAAAAAGCTATCACAACTGAGGATTTTGATTTAACAAATTTATTATTTTTAAATAAATATGCTGAAAATTTATTGGATTTATTTAATCTAAATTCACTTAATGGAATCTTTCTTAATTTTTCAGATCCTTGACCTAAATCAAAGAGTTTTAAAAAAAGATTAACATATATAGATTTTTTAAATATATATTGAGATTTACTTAAAGATAATGGAATTATCGAAATAAAAACAGACAATGATAAATTGTATGAATTTAGTTTAGAAGAAATTGCAAAATCAAAATTTAAATTAATTTATAATACAAATAATTTATATTCTGAAAAAGAATTATTGAAAGATAATATAGCAACTGAATATGAAGAAAAATTCCATAATTTAGGCAAAAATATAAATAAAATAGTAATAAAAAAAGAGGTTTAA
- the asnS gene encoding asparagine--tRNA ligase, translated as MKDIKTLFLEFKNTKEITLIARVRSNRQGKVVSFLVLTDGTTVKDVQVVYKSDVKGYKDAVQARVSSIVEVKGIVVLTPDKQQDFEIQAQEIILLDQSIEEYPLQKKEHSPEFLREISHLRARTKTFQSIFKIRSVTAFAIHKFFQEKNYVYINTPIITENDAEGAGEAFIVTTRQDGKYEEDFFGKKANLTVSGQLNAEAYAQAFKNVYTFGPTFRAENSNTSKHAAEFWMIEPEMAFCDLKENMQIIEDLVKYSINYVFENAREELEFCNENLEEGLIDKLNNVRNSKFVINKYEEVIKILQKAVLDGHKFEESSIEFGLDLATEHERYICEVVNKCPTFVTDYPKEIKAFYMKQNDDNRTVAATDLLVPGIGELVGGSQREDDYDKITDRCKKMGINIEELSWYNDLRKFGYYKSSGFGLGFERLIMYITGASNIRDVISFPRTPRNLLF; from the coding sequence ATGAAAGATATTAAAACATTATTTTTGGAATTTAAAAATACTAAAGAGATTACTTTAATAGCAAGAGTAAGAAGTAACAGACAAGGAAAAGTAGTAAGTTTTTTAGTTTTAACAGATGGAACAACAGTAAAAGATGTACAAGTTGTTTATAAATCTGATGTTAAGGGATATAAAGATGCAGTGCAAGCAAGAGTAAGTTCAATTGTTGAAGTAAAAGGAATTGTTGTTTTAACACCAGATAAACAACAAGATTTTGAAATACAAGCTCAAGAAATTATTTTATTAGATCAATCTATTGAAGAATATCCACTTCAAAAAAAAGAACATTCACCAGAATTTTTGAGAGAAATTTCTCACTTGAGAGCTAGAACAAAAACATTTCAATCAATTTTTAAAATTAGATCAGTTACTGCATTTGCGATACATAAATTTTTTCAAGAAAAAAATTATGTATATATCAATACACCAATAATTACAGAAAATGATGCAGAAGGAGCTGGAGAAGCTTTTATAGTTACAACAAGACAAGATGGAAAATATGAAGAAGACTTTTTTGGGAAAAAAGCAAATCTAACTGTTTCAGGTCAATTAAATGCAGAAGCTTATGCTCAAGCATTTAAAAATGTTTATACATTTGGCCCAACATTTAGAGCTGAAAATTCTAATACATCAAAACATGCAGCTGAGTTTTGAATGATAGAACCTGAAATGGCGTTTTGTGATTTAAAAGAAAATATGCAAATAATTGAAGATCTTGTAAAATACTCAATTAATTATGTTTTTGAAAATGCAAGAGAGGAATTAGAATTCTGTAATGAAAACTTAGAAGAAGGTCTAATTGATAAATTAAATAATGTTAGAAATTCTAAATTTGTTATTAATAAATATGAAGAAGTTATAAAAATTCTTCAAAAAGCAGTTTTGGATGGACATAAATTTGAAGAATCATCTATTGAATTTGGATTAGATTTAGCAACTGAACATGAAAGATATATTTGTGAAGTTGTAAATAAATGCCCTACTTTTGTAACTGACTATCCTAAAGAAATTAAAGCTTTTTACATGAAACAAAATGATGATAACAGAACTGTTGCTGCAACAGATTTATTAGTGCCAGGAATTGGTGAATTAGTTGGTGGAAGTCAAAGAGAAGATGACTATGATAAAATAACTGATAGATGTAAAAAAATGGGTATTAATATTGAAGAATTAAGTTGATATAATGATCTAAGAAAATTTGGTTATTATAAATCTTCAGGTTTTGGATTAGGTTTTGAAAGACTTATAATGTATATTACAGGGGCTTCAAATATAAGAGATGTTATTTCATTTCCAAGAACTCCTAGAAATCTACTATTTTAA
- a CDS encoding glycosyltransferase family 2 protein — MLVSFVITWQEIEENINATLQSVLDQTDKDYEIILISDKMLEDNDELSILRNYFWDIDNVKIVINSSIQGAAVCWNTAIDLAEGEYIKFISQGDTINSNFVKTIRENLNKFKNKEIDLIEYNVQLSGLSNKCIDTYLEKGKIYNLNENYDPLAQSAATISNKLFRTNLLKKFGFKFRRFVRFDMLFVYKVLGQTESYLFLDSEPLEIMFLGPIQYSAFDLVNQWTHILNYYRRIGKFKDLKDYLNYAYYKTLIHTWLWNIRKYNNKLLIKKAGNFANRKFEDKREDFLKNNKAFKKSKDTKFIEIVEDFPNYIKKLLKLAK, encoded by the coding sequence ATGTTAGTTTCATTTGTTATTACATGGCAAGAAATTGAAGAAAATATTAATGCCACATTACAAAGTGTTCTTGATCAAACTGATAAGGATTATGAAATAATTTTAATTTCAGATAAAATGCTAGAAGATAATGATGAATTATCTATATTGAGAAATTATTTTTGAGATATTGATAATGTAAAAATTGTTATAAATAGTTCAATTCAAGGAGCAGCAGTTTGTTGAAATACAGCAATTGATTTAGCTGAAGGAGAATATATTAAGTTTATTTCTCAAGGTGATACTATTAATTCTAATTTTGTAAAAACTATTAGAGAAAACTTAAATAAATTTAAAAATAAAGAAATTGATTTAATTGAGTATAATGTTCAACTAAGTGGATTATCAAATAAATGCATAGATACTTATTTAGAAAAAGGTAAAATTTATAATTTAAATGAAAATTATGACCCACTTGCTCAAAGTGCTGCAACTATTTCAAATAAATTATTTAGAACAAATTTATTAAAAAAATTTGGTTTTAAATTTAGAAGATTTGTAAGATTTGATATGTTATTTGTATACAAAGTTTTAGGTCAAACAGAATCATATTTATTTTTGGATTCAGAACCATTAGAAATAATGTTTTTAGGTCCAATTCAATATTCAGCATTTGATTTAGTAAATCAATGAACACATATTTTAAATTATTATAGAAGAATTGGAAAATTTAAAGATTTAAAAGATTATTTAAATTATGCTTATTATAAAACACTAATTCATACATGATTGTGAAATATTAGAAAATATAATAATAAATTATTAATTAAAAAAGCTGGAAATTTTGCAAATAGAAAATTTGAAGATAAAAGAGAAGATTTTTTAAAAAATAATAAAGCTTTTAAAAAATCAAAAGATACTAAATTTATTGAAATAGTTGAAGATTTCCCTAATTATATTAAAAAATTATTAAAGCTTGCAAAATAA
- the mgtE gene encoding magnesium transporter, translating into MLEKSENIKHLSEEIERLVIDNDIKKLREFEETHYPQDIAEALEKLDEKIIIIALRLFTNDTSSEIFPHLDADIQEEIINKMSSKQISELFSDLYTDDIVDILEEMPSNIVKKVLRSSTPEARAQINNILKYNDDTAGSIMSVDYTRFKVDWTVTEAIEKIRERNEESEDHNTFYVVDDLNNLKGTVELKDLVFSKGNLKLSEIMDERVLFAFTKDDQETVIDKFKKYDITTLPVINIQQKLVGIVTVDDVLDVIEEEVTEDIHKMAGISPTDDEYFKTSIWKMVRSRSIWLMFLMISATLSQIIISMFMRIYSVNQTNNGQSSANEISYIITMFLTPLLTVISGTTGNAGSQSSTMIVRALSLKEVETKDFARVLWKEFRVALITGLILISVNFVRMVVIYSIETKGNLNDPRIWYTIATLSISMYLSVIMAKVIGGTLPILAKKLKLDPAVMAAPLLTTIVDALSTAIFFSIGLIFFAQYI; encoded by the coding sequence ATGTTAGAAAAAAGCGAAAATATAAAGCACTTAAGTGAAGAAATTGAAAGATTAGTAATTGATAATGATATTAAAAAACTTAGAGAATTTGAAGAAACACATTATCCTCAAGATATTGCAGAAGCACTTGAAAAATTAGATGAGAAAATTATTATTATTGCTTTGAGATTATTTACAAATGATACAAGCAGTGAGATTTTTCCACATCTTGATGCGGATATACAAGAAGAAATTATAAATAAAATGTCTTCTAAACAAATATCTGAATTATTTTCAGATTTATATACAGATGATATTGTAGACATTTTAGAAGAAATGCCATCAAATATTGTTAAAAAGGTTTTGCGTTCATCAACTCCAGAGGCAAGAGCACAAATAAACAATATTTTAAAATATAATGATGATACTGCAGGAAGTATTATGAGTGTTGATTATACAAGATTTAAAGTAGACTGAACAGTAACTGAAGCGATTGAAAAAATTAGAGAGCGTAATGAAGAATCAGAAGATCATAATACATTTTATGTAGTGGATGATTTAAATAATTTAAAGGGAACTGTAGAATTAAAAGATTTAGTTTTTTCTAAAGGGAATTTAAAATTATCTGAAATTATGGATGAGCGTGTTCTTTTTGCTTTTACAAAAGATGATCAAGAAACTGTTATAGATAAGTTTAAAAAGTATGACATAACAACTTTACCAGTTATTAATATTCAACAAAAATTAGTAGGGATTGTTACAGTAGATGATGTTCTTGATGTTATTGAAGAAGAAGTAACAGAAGATATTCATAAAATGGCAGGTATTAGCCCAACAGATGATGAATATTTCAAAACAAGTATTTGAAAAATGGTTAGATCAAGAAGTATTTGATTAATGTTTTTAATGATTTCTGCAACTTTGTCACAAATTATAATATCTATGTTTATGAGAATTTATAGTGTAAATCAAACAAATAATGGTCAAAGTTCAGCAAATGAAATTAGTTATATTATTACAATGTTTTTAACTCCTTTACTAACAGTTATATCAGGAACGACTGGAAATGCAGGTAGTCAATCATCAACTATGATTGTTAGAGCTTTATCTTTAAAAGAAGTAGAGACCAAAGATTTTGCAAGAGTGTTATGAAAAGAATTTAGAGTAGCTCTTATTACTGGTTTAATACTAATATCTGTTAACTTTGTAAGAATGGTTGTAATTTATTCAATTGAAACAAAAGGAAATCTTAATGACCCAAGAATTTGATATACGATAGCAACACTTTCTATTTCAATGTATTTATCTGTAATAATGGCAAAGGTAATTGGAGGAACTCTTCCAATACTTGCTAAAAAATTAAAATTAGATCCAGCTGTTATGGCAGCGCCTTTACTTACAACAATTGTTGATGCTTTATCTACTGCAATATTCTTCTCAATTGGTTTAATATTCTTTGCCCAATATATTTAA
- a CDS encoding MurR/RpiR family transcriptional regulator, which yields MRSFLSKLTTIDDKDLTIKEKKIVEYIKNHLKEIVDTNMKIERMAQEAGTGYSAIYGLLKKLNIKGFRDFAISLANDAENQEINVAKNDENVVSGYINIIKQNYALIEKKSIFETLNIIKNSKRIFFCYWENLLWGPAHELSNFFYKIGFNVYLLDSDQETIKDRIKFSNEDDVFIFLTRYGNSSRLDNVIKELGEKKRKIIYISGKIASYDVTKYLNSIHTLIVDNPDESIYKGHISHSVPFNYFNDLLIYHFLNSEN from the coding sequence ATGAGATCATTTTTAAGTAAGTTAACAACAATTGATGATAAAGATTTGACAATTAAAGAAAAGAAAATTGTAGAATATATTAAAAATCATTTAAAAGAAATTGTTGACACAAATATGAAAATTGAAAGAATGGCACAAGAAGCTGGAACAGGTTATAGTGCCATATATGGACTTTTAAAAAAATTAAATATTAAAGGATTTAGAGATTTTGCAATTTCACTTGCAAATGATGCTGAAAATCAAGAAATTAATGTTGCGAAGAATGATGAAAATGTTGTTTCAGGATATATAAATATAATTAAACAAAATTATGCATTAATTGAAAAAAAGTCAATTTTTGAAACTCTAAATATAATTAAAAACTCAAAAAGAATTTTCTTTTGTTATTGAGAAAATTTACTTTGAGGACCAGCACATGAATTATCAAACTTTTTTTATAAAATAGGATTTAATGTTTATTTATTAGACAGTGATCAAGAAACTATAAAAGATAGAATAAAATTCTCAAATGAGGATGATGTATTTATTTTCTTAACAAGATATGGTAATTCTTCAAGATTAGATAATGTTATTAAAGAACTTGGAGAAAAGAAAAGAAAAATTATTTATATATCAGGTAAAATTGCTTCTTATGATGTTACAAAATATTTAAACTCAATACATACATTAATAGTTGATAATCCAGATGAAAGTATTTATAAAGGACATATTTCTCACTCAGTTCCTTTTAATTACTTTAATGATTTATTAATTTATCATTTTTTAAATTCTGAAAATTAG
- the tsaD gene encoding tRNA (adenosine(37)-N6)-threonylcarbamoyltransferase complex transferase subunit TsaD, with protein MKILAIESSCDEFSVSIMNNGKILSNIISSQIEEHSKFGGVVPELASRLHVENFHWVLKESLYQSKIHLKDINYISYTSNPGLIGSLIIGKLVAQTLAMYLNKPLMEMNHIQGHIYAANIEEKILYPALALVISGGHTQIQLLKKALDFKIIGSTQDDAVGECYDKVARVLGLKYPGGPKIDKLAQKGDSTKYILPISKNDDTYDFSFSGLKTASLNLISKLNQKQEKLIIEDFCASFQKTVLETLMLKFEKAVKEFKPKSIAVVGGVSANSAIRSKFCEVGKKYNINKIIIPKMEYCTDNAAMIAELTNEYLKKDNQGGL; from the coding sequence ATGAAAATTTTGGCAATTGAATCAAGCTGTGATGAATTTAGTGTTTCAATCATGAATAATGGTAAAATTTTGTCAAATATTATTTCAAGTCAAATAGAGGAACATTCAAAATTCGGGGGAGTTGTACCAGAATTAGCTTCAAGATTACACGTTGAAAATTTTCATTGAGTCTTAAAAGAATCACTTTATCAAAGTAAAATACATTTGAAAGATATTAACTATATTTCTTATACTTCAAATCCTGGATTAATAGGAAGTTTAATTATTGGAAAATTAGTTGCACAAACATTAGCAATGTATTTAAATAAACCACTTATGGAAATGAATCATATTCAAGGGCACATTTATGCAGCAAATATTGAAGAAAAAATTCTATATCCAGCTCTTGCTCTTGTAATAAGTGGAGGTCATACACAAATACAATTATTAAAAAAAGCTTTAGATTTTAAAATAATTGGATCTACTCAAGATGATGCAGTTGGAGAATGCTATGATAAAGTTGCCAGAGTTTTAGGATTAAAATATCCAGGTGGTCCAAAAATTGATAAATTGGCTCAAAAAGGGGATTCAACTAAATATATATTACCTATTAGTAAAAATGATGATACTTATGATTTTTCTTTCTCAGGATTAAAAACTGCAAGTTTAAATCTTATAAGTAAATTAAATCAAAAACAAGAAAAATTAATAATTGAAGATTTTTGTGCAAGTTTTCAAAAAACTGTTTTAGAAACTCTAATGTTGAAATTTGAAAAAGCTGTTAAAGAATTTAAACCAAAATCAATAGCAGTTGTTGGTGGTGTTAGTGCTAATTCAGCAATTAGAAGTAAATTTTGTGAAGTAGGAAAGAAATATAATATAAATAAAATTATTATTCCAAAAATGGAATATTGCACAGATAATGCAGCAATGATTGCGGAATTAACTAATGAATATTTGAAAAAAGATAATCAAGGGGGATTATAA
- a CDS encoding alpha/beta hydrolase — protein sequence MKKKKRVKKNKLINAIKKSFKAFYGVMEKPFCAPNFEVSKKIKQFEKTKEDRKWMKEILTTNRIVRKFYKRSELEIKDLENVSLFSFKSRDNLDLVGLIYEPNKNSNKWVIASHWFAGHKTWALHHAMIFAKMGYNIIAYDFRGHGQSQDYSTTMGGKEHLDLMGAVDWLKENKQIDQLAFMGTSMGGFVSNYCSIFYQEELQKLNFKFVISDVAYASIFTLFLHIKKVYLWIIPKKRTKKFINKIIEKQNKQESNINLHEINIFTLLEEQEKKNLFPTLFFHSTDDKVTSPTDTYELMIKRNFEEDDYVMFNFSMHTQSIRYHFKNFNYKIAEFISKFEQDNTSFENIVEEWKLIEFEKRDEISILLK from the coding sequence ATGAAAAAGAAGAAGAGAGTTAAGAAAAATAAGCTTATAAATGCTATTAAAAAAAGTTTTAAAGCTTTTTATGGAGTTATGGAAAAGCCATTTTGTGCACCTAATTTTGAGGTATCTAAAAAAATTAAACAATTTGAAAAAACAAAAGAAGACAGAAAATGAATGAAAGAAATTTTAACTACTAATAGAATAGTTAGAAAATTTTACAAAAGATCTGAACTTGAAATAAAAGATCTTGAAAATGTCTCTCTTTTTTCATTTAAATCAAGAGATAATCTTGATCTTGTTGGTTTGATTTATGAACCAAATAAAAATTCAAATAAATGGGTTATAGCATCTCATTGATTTGCAGGACATAAAACATGAGCTTTACATCATGCTATGATATTTGCCAAAATGGGTTATAACATTATTGCATATGATTTTAGAGGTCATGGCCAATCACAAGATTACTCAACTACAATGGGTGGTAAAGAACATTTGGATTTAATGGGGGCTGTTGACTGATTAAAAGAAAATAAACAAATTGATCAACTTGCGTTTATGGGTACAAGTATGGGAGGTTTTGTTTCAAATTATTGCTCAATATTTTATCAAGAAGAACTGCAAAAACTAAATTTTAAATTTGTTATTTCTGATGTTGCATATGCAAGTATATTTACTTTATTTTTACACATAAAAAAAGTTTATTTATGAATAATTCCTAAGAAAAGAACTAAAAAATTTATTAATAAAATTATTGAAAAACAAAATAAACAGGAATCTAATATAAATCTTCATGAAATAAATATTTTCACATTATTAGAAGAACAAGAAAAGAAGAATTTATTCCCAACTTTATTTTTTCACTCAACTGATGATAAGGTTACAAGTCCTACAGATACTTATGAACTTATGATTAAAAGAAATTTTGAAGAAGATGATTATGTAATGTTTAATTTTTCAATGCATACACAATCCATTAGATATCATTTTAAAAATTTTAATTATAAAATAGCAGAATTTATTTCCAAATTTGAACAGGATAATACTTCATTTGAAAATATTGTAGAGGAATGAAAATTAATAGAGTTTGAAAAAAGAGATGAAATTTCTATTCTACTAAAATAA